From Methanobacterium sp. Maddingley MBC34, one genomic window encodes:
- a CDS encoding tetratricopeptide repeat protein (PFAM: Tetratricopeptide repeat), producing MAIKEAEMFYKQAMSFLEQGKVDKSIKFFDSALAIDKEYVSAWNDKGVALMELGNYPEALKCFEEVIRLEPGDNMAWYNRGYVLLILEEYQEAVNTFDLFRGRYSKKDDFYKYGLYLQAQGLYNLKEYDESLKLIKESLKIDKTFKEARDLLELIGKESEK from the coding sequence ATGGCCATTAAAGAAGCAGAAATGTTCTATAAACAAGCCATGTCATTTTTAGAACAGGGAAAAGTTGATAAATCAATAAAGTTTTTTGACAGTGCACTCGCAATTGATAAAGAGTATGTTTCCGCCTGGAATGATAAGGGAGTGGCCCTTATGGAACTTGGAAACTATCCTGAGGCACTTAAATGTTTTGAAGAGGTTATCAGGCTGGAACCTGGTGACAATATGGCATGGTACAACAGAGGATATGTACTCTTGATTCTGGAAGAGTATCAAGAAGCAGTTAACACATTTGACCTGTTCCGAGGCAGATATTCCAAAAAGGATGATTTTTATAAATATGGTTTATACTTGCAGGCTCAGGGATTATACAATCTTAAAGAGTATGATGAGTCTTTGAAATTAATCAAAGAATCTCTTAAGATAGATAAAACATTCAAAGAAGCAAGAGATCTCCTGGAATTAATTGGAAAAGAATCTGAAAAGTGA
- a CDS encoding pyridoxal 5''-phosphate synthase, synthase subunit Pdx1 (PFAM: SOR/SNZ family~TIGRFAM: pyridoxal 5'-phosphate synthase, synthase subunit Pdx1_SP), whose product MLHGTELLKKGFAKMTKGGVIMDVVNAEQAAIAEEAGAVSVMALEKVPADIRASGGVARMADPSKVTEIMDVVSIPVMAKVRIGHFVEAQVLESLGVDMIDESEVLTPADEKFHIDKKQFTIPFVCGARNLGEALRRIDEGAAMIRTKGEAGTGNVVEAVRHMRMIQGTIRELKDMTEEELWSVAREEEAQLYLVKETQKQGRLPVVNFAAGGVATPADAALMMQLGADGVFVGSGIFKSENPEIVAKAIAEATAHYEDADLIAEVSRDLGKAMPGLEISQIPESERLQDRGW is encoded by the coding sequence ATGTTGCATGGAACAGAACTGTTGAAGAAAGGCTTTGCCAAGATGACCAAGGGTGGAGTGATCATGGATGTTGTTAACGCTGAACAGGCAGCTATTGCTGAGGAAGCTGGTGCTGTCTCTGTAATGGCTCTGGAGAAAGTCCCAGCTGATATAAGGGCCTCTGGAGGAGTTGCCAGGATGGCAGACCCCAGTAAAGTTACCGAGATCATGGATGTCGTCAGTATCCCAGTAATGGCCAAGGTACGGATCGGTCACTTTGTGGAAGCACAGGTCCTAGAGTCACTGGGAGTGGACATGATCGATGAAAGTGAAGTACTCACCCCTGCCGATGAAAAATTCCACATCGATAAAAAACAATTCACCATACCCTTCGTATGCGGAGCAAGAAACCTCGGAGAAGCCCTCCGGAGGATAGATGAAGGTGCAGCAATGATAAGGACCAAAGGGGAAGCTGGAACTGGTAACGTGGTGGAAGCAGTCCGTCACATGCGCATGATCCAGGGAACCATCCGGGAACTCAAGGACATGACCGAAGAGGAACTGTGGAGTGTTGCCCGGGAAGAAGAAGCACAATTATACTTAGTTAAGGAAACCCAGAAACAGGGAAGGCTGCCTGTAGTGAACTTTGCTGCCGGTGGAGTTGCCACACCAGCAGATGCAGCCCTCATGATGCAGCTGGGAGCAGACGGAGTATTCGTGGGAAGCGGGATATTCAAATCAGAAAACCCTGAAATAGTGGCCAAAGCCATAGCCGAAGCAACTGCCCACTACGAAGATGCGGATTTAATTGCCGAGGTCAGTCGGGACCTGGGTAAAGCAATGC